The following coding sequences lie in one Oceanicola sp. 502str15 genomic window:
- a CDS encoding CHAT domain-containing protein, with protein MRAAAVLLTAALLALVSLVPPAGAQPVESPAAWDALWGNMIAAEARGDFPAALAMADRLLPAAEAGWGAGSEQALEARAMRARLLSGVGDYGAARQEGQRAYEGFLAVLGPGHRRTQTEAMTFAVRLSEVGEPERAVPLALEAIAMAEAHLPADDPQLNLWRYNLGGFLQDLGRLAEADAIYGRAAEALARAPGSAQAALYRATVMAQWARLGDEMGQGEAAAARGREAIALAQDRLGPIHPETLRTMRDQALRLYHAGGILEAHDLIEVALARTIETYGTRNLTYAQTLHLRALLRSRSPTGSALFASAIDDQRAVVALLREILPPNHPELGRALLDLAPMLRDAGAPLEALETALAAEQARAPSRKLLIGMLDNALTHGVISGERATREMFRVAQGFLASRAGIAFEQSAYRKALGEGGGEYRALTDRQRREGQLHAALAEIAGRPLAQRDPVQEAALRGAISENTAEIARLEQALSGQLPAMSDLLGSAVLEIEEVQALLGPREALVVMDYSPRPGDPHVIHAITREQAIYVPIHVEAEALAAAVADLRGSIDLRLGVRAATALKAPEGAGAGPKPFHLPASAWLYRMSFAAIEPALADKSHLFVLQRGAMASLPPHLLSRNAPERLEEADWLVRHVSITVIPSVAALRGGRTGTGGAGGEAPILGFSNPDFAGALLALPETTGELHSVARALGGGAEGLRDGAGASEAAAKSADLALYKTLYFATHGLVAGDVVGGQRLDEPALALTGGGGEDGLLKASEIAALTLDADLVVLSACNTAQGDGAGGEALSGLAQAFTYAGARGLLVSHWPVESQSAVALMTDIFARRAANPAMPAAEAQRQSMLAMIDGPNPDWHHPAFWAPFILVGDPDR; from the coding sequence ATGAGGGCGGCGGCTGTCCTTCTGACGGCGGCCCTTCTGGCACTTGTCTCGCTGGTCCCGCCCGCCGGGGCGCAACCCGTCGAAAGCCCGGCGGCATGGGATGCACTCTGGGGCAACATGATCGCCGCCGAGGCCCGCGGCGACTTCCCCGCCGCCCTCGCGATGGCCGACCGGCTGCTGCCGGCGGCCGAGGCGGGCTGGGGCGCAGGCTCGGAGCAGGCGCTGGAGGCGCGGGCGATGCGGGCAAGGCTCCTCAGCGGGGTGGGCGACTACGGCGCGGCCCGGCAGGAGGGGCAGCGCGCCTACGAGGGGTTTCTGGCCGTGCTCGGCCCCGGGCACCGGCGCACCCAGACCGAGGCCATGACCTTCGCCGTGCGCCTCTCGGAAGTGGGCGAGCCGGAGCGCGCGGTGCCGCTGGCGCTGGAGGCCATTGCCATGGCCGAGGCCCATCTGCCCGCCGATGACCCCCAGCTCAATCTCTGGCGCTACAACCTTGGCGGCTTCCTTCAGGACCTCGGGCGGCTGGCGGAGGCCGACGCGATCTATGGCCGCGCGGCAGAGGCGCTGGCCCGCGCGCCCGGCTCCGCACAGGCCGCGCTCTACCGGGCGACGGTGATGGCGCAATGGGCGCGGCTCGGTGACGAGATGGGGCAGGGGGAGGCGGCCGCGGCGCGGGGCCGCGAGGCGATCGCCCTCGCGCAGGACCGCCTCGGCCCGATCCACCCCGAAACCCTGCGCACGATGCGCGACCAGGCGCTGCGCCTCTACCACGCAGGCGGCATCCTCGAAGCGCACGATCTCATCGAGGTCGCGCTGGCGCGCACCATCGAAACCTACGGCACCCGCAACCTGACCTACGCCCAGACCCTCCACCTGCGCGCCCTCCTGCGCAGCCGCTCGCCTACAGGCAGCGCGCTCTTTGCGAGCGCCATCGACGACCAGCGCGCCGTGGTGGCCCTGCTGCGCGAGATCCTGCCCCCCAACCACCCCGAACTCGGCCGGGCGCTGCTCGATCTCGCCCCGATGCTGCGCGACGCCGGGGCACCGCTGGAGGCGCTCGAAACCGCGCTCGCCGCCGAACAGGCCCGCGCCCCGAGCCGCAAGCTGCTGATCGGAATGCTCGACAATGCGCTCACCCACGGCGTCATCTCCGGCGAGCGGGCCACGCGCGAGATGTTCCGGGTGGCGCAGGGCTTCCTCGCCAGCCGGGCGGGCATCGCCTTCGAGCAGAGTGCCTATCGCAAGGCGCTCGGAGAGGGGGGCGGGGAGTATCGGGCCCTGACCGACCGGCAACGCCGGGAGGGGCAGCTTCACGCCGCGCTGGCCGAGATCGCGGGCCGCCCGCTCGCCCAGCGTGACCCCGTTCAGGAGGCTGCGCTGCGCGGGGCGATCAGCGAGAACACCGCCGAGATCGCCCGGCTCGAACAGGCCCTATCCGGGCAGCTACCGGCCATGTCCGACCTGCTGGGCTCGGCCGTGCTGGAGATCGAGGAGGTGCAGGCGCTGCTGGGGCCGCGAGAGGCGCTGGTGGTGATGGATTACTCGCCCCGCCCGGGCGATCCGCATGTGATCCACGCCATTACCCGCGAGCAGGCAATCTATGTGCCGATCCATGTCGAGGCCGAGGCGCTGGCCGCCGCGGTGGCCGACCTGCGCGGCTCCATCGACCTGCGCCTCGGGGTCCGCGCGGCCACGGCGCTGAAGGCCCCGGAGGGTGCAGGCGCCGGCCCCAAACCCTTCCACCTTCCGGCCTCCGCATGGCTCTACCGGATGAGCTTTGCCGCCATCGAACCGGCGCTGGCCGACAAGAGCCACCTCTTCGTGCTCCAGCGCGGGGCCATGGCCAGCCTGCCGCCGCATCTGCTTTCGCGCAACGCGCCCGAAAGGCTGGAAGAGGCTGACTGGTTGGTGCGCCATGTCTCCATCACGGTGATTCCCTCGGTGGCCGCCCTGCGCGGCGGGCGGACCGGCACGGGCGGGGCAGGGGGTGAGGCCCCCATCCTCGGCTTCTCCAACCCCGATTTCGCCGGGGCCCTGCTGGCGCTGCCCGAAACCACCGGCGAACTCCACTCCGTGGCCCGCGCCCTCGGCGGCGGGGCCGAGGGCCTGCGCGACGGCGCCGGCGCCAGCGAGGCAGCAGCCAAATCCGCCGACCTCGCCCTCTACAAGACCCTCTACTTCGCCACCCACGGCCTCGTCGCAGGCGATGTGGTGGGCGGTCAGCGGCTGGACGAGCCCGCGCTCGCGCTCACCGGCGGCGGCGGCGAGGACGGCCTGCTGAAGGCCTCCGAGATCGCCGCGCTCACGCTGGATGCCGACCTCGTCGTGCTCTCGGCCTGCAACACCGCGCAGGGCGACGGCGCGGGGGGCGAGGCGCTTTCAGGGTTGGCGCAGGCCTTCACCTACGCCGGGGCGCGGGGGCTGCTGGTCAGCCACTGGCCGGTCGAGAGCCAGAGCGCCGTGGCCCTGATGACCGATATCTTCGCCCGCCGCGCCGCAAACCCCGCGATGCCCGCCGCCGAGGCCCAGCGCCAGTCCATGCTGGCCATGATCGACGGGCCCAACCCGGACTGGCACCACCCCGCCTTCTGGGCCCCCTTCATCCTTGTGGGAGACCCCGACAGATGA